TATAGTTATTTACTAAACTTTTATTATAGATGAGTGACAAATAATATATTATGTCTGGAAAATCAAAAATAAATCTATTTAATAAAATGAGTAAAGAAGAGTTAAACAATGAAATGAGTCAATATGTTGCATTTTACAGGTATTATCAGCGATTAATTGCAATTAAATTTATAACAGAAGGCCATACTATACAAGATGCAGCAAATTTACTTAACATTTCTTACCCAACTGTTCACAGATGGGCTAAATCATGCGAAATGGACGGTTTAGATGGTTTAAAACCATCTTTTGGAGGCGGAAGACCATCAAAATTATCTTATGAACAA
The sequence above is a segment of the Methanobrevibacter oralis genome. Coding sequences within it:
- a CDS encoding helix-turn-helix domain-containing protein, with the protein product MSKEELNNEMSQYVAFYRYYQRLIAIKFITEGHTIQDAANLLNISYPTVHRWAKSCEMDGLDGLKPSFGGGRPSKLSYEQQVELDNIIENTPNLSMKNVQQIIKEKFNVEYSLKQIGVIVRKLGYNYSKAYPIFTKTPKDAKKQLKKT